From a region of the Nostoc sp. UHCC 0302 genome:
- a CDS encoding ParA family protein: protein MTNRLTELQITKLTDILKLWSECVRIIAVVNGKGGSAKTTTSVNLAAILAEKSKVLLVDADPQGSATWWTERNERDFEIAKETGTNELLKLKKVQGFDFIIVDTPPALHFDALKITIDAADFVLLPSPPAPMDLQALIETVQATIMPANVKFRVLLTRVDPRSLGKALDAQQALMQAGIPAFNGFIRAYAIHEQAALDGVPITQVRTKVAREAEGDYRRIADELLREVNTHA from the coding sequence ATGACTAACAGACTTACAGAGTTACAAATAACCAAACTTACAGACATTCTTAAGTTATGGAGTGAGTGTGTGCGTATTATTGCTGTTGTAAACGGGAAGGGAGGGTCAGCTAAGACAACGACTAGCGTCAACTTAGCAGCCATCCTTGCTGAAAAATCAAAAGTATTGTTAGTAGATGCAGATCCTCAAGGCTCTGCAACTTGGTGGACAGAGCGTAATGAGCGAGATTTTGAAATAGCCAAGGAAACAGGTACGAATGAGTTGTTAAAACTTAAAAAGGTGCAAGGGTTTGATTTTATAATCGTGGACACTCCTCCGGCACTCCACTTTGACGCACTTAAGATTACTATTGATGCTGCTGATTTTGTTTTGCTGCCATCTCCCCCAGCCCCAATGGATCTTCAAGCGCTGATTGAAACTGTACAGGCAACGATTATGCCAGCAAATGTTAAGTTTCGAGTTCTATTAACCCGTGTCGATCCTCGTAGTTTGGGTAAAGCACTTGATGCTCAACAGGCACTAATGCAAGCAGGTATTCCAGCATTTAACGGGTTTATAAGGGCTTACGCTATTCATGAACAAGCTGCACTAGATGGCGTACCAATTACTCAAGTTCGCACAAAAGTAGCTCGTGAAGCCGAAGGGGATTACCGACGTATTGCTGATGAGCTTCTTAGAGAGGTAAATACTCATGCCTAA
- a CDS encoding PEP-CTERM sorting domain-containing protein, whose product MATSNIMKQLSVAAIGSAFFVTGSLLMVQKQVDAATIGVYGSTDGISTTNGSGHVANQLANLGLFDAVNVLNGSEDAATLRRYDAILFYSNFSSDLNNFANKLANYVDAGGKLVVSTFAYQTAAFSNLGRLVTGGYLPFQNYQDNYYDVTLGSFNPNHPIMKGPLPINSVGGYYHDKVDLTVDAELVASWSDGSPFIAVDSGSKVVGITLFPNDYYQNLSGDYNNVFGNALYFAANQSPAVPEPASILGLATALGFGIFFKRKSFQKQ is encoded by the coding sequence TACTTCAAATATAATGAAGCAGTTATCAGTAGCTGCTATTGGATCTGCATTTTTTGTAACTGGAAGCCTTCTGATGGTACAGAAACAGGTAGATGCAGCTACAATCGGTGTTTATGGCAGTACAGATGGTATCAGTACAACTAATGGCTCTGGACATGTAGCTAATCAACTTGCAAATTTAGGACTTTTTGACGCTGTTAACGTACTCAATGGCTCTGAAGATGCAGCTACCCTGAGACGATACGATGCCATTTTATTTTATAGTAACTTTAGCAGCGATCTAAATAATTTTGCGAATAAATTGGCAAACTATGTAGACGCTGGAGGTAAACTGGTAGTTTCAACATTTGCCTATCAAACTGCTGCCTTTAGCAACCTTGGGAGGCTTGTTACAGGCGGATACTTACCTTTTCAAAATTATCAGGACAATTACTACGATGTTACTTTAGGTAGTTTTAACCCCAACCACCCCATCATGAAAGGCCCACTTCCAATTAATTCAGTAGGTGGTTATTACCACGATAAAGTCGATCTCACAGTAGATGCAGAATTGGTTGCTTCGTGGAGTGATGGCAGTCCGTTTATAGCTGTGGATAGTGGTTCAAAAGTTGTGGGAATCACACTTTTTCCAAACGATTATTATCAAAATCTTTCGGGAGATTACAATAACGTTTTTGGTAATGCACTATATTTTGCTGCCAACCAATCTCCCGCTGTCCCAGAACCTGCTTCTATTCTAGGTTTAGCCACAGCTTTAGGCTTTGGTATTTTCTTCAAGAGAAAATCATTTCAGAAACAGTAA
- a CDS encoding NblA/ycf18 family protein, with translation MHNEPTTLSLEQEFSLRAFADQVQQMFHEQAQELLLMLYKQMMIRETTYRELLNQEWKLD, from the coding sequence CTGCATAATGAACCCACTACATTATCTCTAGAACAAGAATTTAGCCTGAGAGCTTTTGCTGATCAAGTGCAGCAGATGTTCCATGAACAAGCTCAAGAGCTTTTGCTCATGCTGTATAAGCAGATGATGATTCGAGAAACGACCTACCGGGAATTGCTCAACCAGGAGTGGAAACTAGATTAG
- a CDS encoding response regulator: protein MPESYCDAYLEDDIDIFKEMTILVVDDTNDCLLLTTYILESYGFRVMTASNASTAFEVLKQFRVDLLISDIAMPEEDGYFLIQKIRKLPQFKTREIPAIAFSGCAEGKTRSKALASGFQTYLQKPSTATELITEVAKLLLLKSHSSPQNDPRVNCCLPF from the coding sequence GTGCCAGAAAGTTATTGTGATGCGTATCTTGAAGATGATATAGATATCTTCAAAGAAATGACAATTCTTGTAGTAGATGATACAAATGATTGTCTGCTCTTAACTACCTATATTCTTGAAAGCTATGGATTTCGGGTGATGACGGCATCCAATGCTTCAACAGCATTTGAAGTCCTTAAACAGTTTCGGGTGGATCTTTTAATTAGTGACATTGCTATGCCAGAAGAGGATGGGTATTTTTTGATACAGAAAATCAGAAAACTTCCGCAGTTCAAAACTAGAGAAATTCCAGCGATTGCTTTTAGTGGTTGTGCTGAAGGCAAGACGCGCTCAAAAGCTTTGGCATCTGGGTTTCAAACTTATCTTCAAAAGCCTTCAACCGCTACAGAGTTAATAACAGAAGTAGCAAAATTGCTATTACTAAAAAGTCATAGCAGTCCACAGAACGACCCACGAGTAAACTGCTGTTTGCCCTTTTGA
- a CDS encoding HNH endonuclease signature motif containing protein: MVSEPTRKFVRQRAKYLCEYCHSPEYLSPDRFTIDHIMPQSLGGSDELDNLALACHRCNERHYNFTVATDPKTQEQVPLFHPRQQQWSDHFIWTKDGIKIVGTTPTGRATSERFDFNDERRDEPSIQVARRFWVEAGWHPPQLDPRLE, translated from the coding sequence ATGGTGTCCGAACCAACTCGAAAATTTGTAAGACAACGAGCTAAATATCTTTGCGAATACTGCCACTCTCCAGAATACTTAAGTCCAGACCGTTTTACCATTGACCATATTATGCCGCAGTCTTTGGGAGGCTCTGATGAACTGGATAATTTAGCTTTAGCTTGTCATCGCTGTAATGAGCGTCACTATAATTTTACGGTGGCTACTGATCCCAAAACCCAAGAACAAGTCCCTCTATTTCATCCCCGTCAGCAACAATGGTCTGACCATTTTATCTGGACAAAAGACGGAATAAAAATTGTTGGTACAACCCCTACAGGAAGAGCTACTAGCGAACGCTTTGACTTCAATGATGAGCGTCGGGATGAGCCTTCGATTCAAGTGGCTCGTCGTTTTTGGGTAGAAGCTGGTTGGCATCCCCCCCAATTAGATCCACGTCTTGAATAA